A stretch of Malus sylvestris chromosome 11, drMalSylv7.2, whole genome shotgun sequence DNA encodes these proteins:
- the LOC126589260 gene encoding accelerated cell death 11-like isoform X2: protein MEIGKFTQTCRLVSPLIRHLGVALKFADIEYSAEVSGIEKAGKSVNTLEDLLDREIQQNTIKRHSSGSRILIRVKRSLEMLKIIFEQTMASSGYSIMDPVNTAYKQVFYPYHGWATRKAVAGALHTLPTKSLFLKRLKLDEASAFVLMQRTVIALDPLIRYMDNLFHSRESAQELLRLI, encoded by the exons ATGGAAATTGGCAAGTTCACCCAAACCTGTCGTCTCGTTTCTCCTCTCATTCGACACTTAGGCGTCGCTTTGAAGTTCGCCGACATAGAGTACTCTGCTGAG GTTAGTGGGATTGAAAAGGCAGGAAAGTCAGTTAATACCCTAGAAGATTTGCTTGACCGTGAAATACAACAGAATACCATTAAGCGCCACAGTAGTGGTTCGAGAATTCTCATCAGAGTGAAGCGTTCACTTGAGATGCTTAAGATAATATTCGAGCAAACTATGGCCTCAAG CGGATATTCAATCATGGATCCGGTTAACACAGCATATAAACAAGTTTTTTACCCCTACCACGGATGGGCTACCAGAAAGGCTGTTGCGGGTGCACTGCACACTCTTCCTACAAAGTCACTGTTCTTGAAAAGGCTAAAATTAGATG AGGCTTCGGCTTTTGTTCTGATGCAAAGGACAGTTATTGCATTGGATCCTCTGATACGCTACATGGACAATTTATTTCATTCAAGGGAGTCAGCTCAAGAGTTGCTACGCTTGATTTGA
- the LOC126589260 gene encoding accelerated cell death 11-like isoform X1 codes for MARVVIRKDERILTRMADEFEQLAAHLNSPTPITMEIGKFTQACRLVSPLIRHLGVAMKFADIEYSDKVSGIEKAGKSVNTLEDLLDREIQQNTIKRHSSGSRILIRVKRSLEMLKIIFEQTMASSGYSIMDPVNTAYKQVFYPYHGWATRKAVAGALHTLPTKSLFLKRLKLDEASAFVLMQRTVIALDPLIRYMDNLFHSRESAQELLRLI; via the exons ATGGCAAGGGTAGTGataaggaaagatgagagaattCTGACAAGGATGGCAGATGAGTTCGAACAACTGGCCGCTCATCTGAACTCTCCGACACCGATCACCATGGAAATTGGCAAGTTCACCCAAGCATGTCGTCTCGTTTCTCCTCTCATTCGACACTTAGGCGTCGCTATGAAGTTCGCCGACATAGAGTACTCTGATAAG GTTAGTGGGATTGAAAAGGCAGGAAAGTCAGTTAATACCCTAGAAGATTTGCTTGACCGTGAAATACAACAGAATACCATTAAGCGCCACAGTAGTGGTTCGAGAATTCTCATCAGAGTGAAGCGTTCACTTGAGATGCTTAAGATAATATTCGAGCAAACTATGGCCTCAAG CGGATATTCAATCATGGATCCGGTTAACACAGCATATAAACAAGTTTTTTACCCCTACCACGGATGGGCTACCAGAAAGGCTGTTGCGGGTGCACTGCACACTCTTCCTACAAAGTCACTGTTCTTGAAAAGGCTAAAATTAGATG AGGCTTCGGCTTTTGTTCTGATGCAAAGGACAGTTATTGCATTGGATCCTCTGATACGCTACATGGACAATTTATTTCATTCAAGGGAGTCAGCTCAAGAGTTGCTACGCTTGATTTGA